In Chrysiogenia bacterium, a single genomic region encodes these proteins:
- the pilQ gene encoding type IV pilus secretin PilQ, translated as MRETWKQSWVGAIVAMCMVVGLLGCGSKTPEAPPAPERNQITSIDVTPGPDGVEVAINGTSVPDAKIYKLTDPVRLVVDIANSDVSAISPTIASTSDMIEEITVNETAAGAIARVQITLTANALYESREEGNALVVSIKGGEGGEFAEEPPAPGADDFAFEEDINAEGETAAAEDDPFAAEADPFAAEEDPFASEEDPFAAEGDPFAEEAFSFEEEPAGDEFAAVAAAPAAATTENAGPATTVTSVSVNGDQLVITADGEIQEHDSFTLDNPERLVIDLPNLTNGTGSESADVSSATDVNSVVISELPDRVRIIVEHQIPNFEANVARAGNQVTAGLGVPPAAPVAEAAPAAEEDFFASEEAPAEEASMAMAEEPAAEEPVDDFFASEPAAEPAAETAMEEAPAEDDLGAFDFDSGAGSDTAAVAAYPVAAADTTPEKVVRVTGVDFLPGKETTSVKISYAGDLQTEVVDSADTEVTVRVLNATLSQDLIRALDTSRYVGPVSMVKSFVEAVPAGEQGRVVIALRERTPYELRREDGALYLDFPTKSAAKGVAEAAPAGEAAAPSVAVDEVETNVGELETFDIGSSAAEDVATDTFSLAGTPAGELDSGQTYQGRKISLEFREADIRDVLQLIAEVSQLNIIAAADVQGTVSITLKNVPWDQALDIILETNGLGKKVIGNVIRIAPAEQLAAEEEARLAAQQTQEQLEPLAFQIVPVNYADAGDLQPRIQEILSPRGTVTVDERTNALLIKDIRRSIDQAIETVRALDTQTGQVLIESRIVTTTLTFARELGVQWGGRFLSSPSVGNNLGNNVIQNNFLVDLPVTGVGQRAGSSMGFSFGTLSDAFNLDVVLSAVETSGQGRLVASPRISVLDNKEAEIKTGISVPITTVQGGTISTTFVEAVLGVKVKPQITSDNSVIMDLDVFDNTINVAIPTAFGNPAINKNEANTELLVRDGHTVVIGGIVRVQDGFNEIAVPYFNKIPFLGYMFRTREWSDERQEILIFMTPQIVRN; from the coding sequence ATGAGGGAAACGTGGAAACAGAGCTGGGTCGGCGCAATCGTCGCGATGTGCATGGTCGTGGGCCTGCTCGGCTGCGGTAGCAAGACGCCAGAGGCGCCGCCGGCTCCGGAGCGGAACCAGATCACGAGTATCGACGTCACGCCCGGACCTGACGGAGTGGAAGTCGCCATCAACGGCACGAGCGTTCCCGATGCCAAGATCTACAAGCTGACCGATCCGGTCCGGCTTGTGGTGGACATTGCCAACAGCGATGTCTCGGCCATTTCTCCGACCATTGCCTCTACCAGCGACATGATCGAGGAAATCACCGTCAACGAGACTGCCGCGGGTGCCATCGCGCGCGTGCAGATTACGCTGACGGCGAACGCTCTTTATGAAAGCCGCGAGGAAGGCAATGCCCTGGTCGTCAGCATCAAGGGCGGCGAGGGCGGTGAGTTCGCCGAAGAACCGCCCGCGCCGGGAGCCGACGATTTCGCATTCGAAGAAGACATCAACGCCGAGGGCGAAACCGCCGCGGCCGAAGACGATCCATTCGCGGCCGAAGCCGACCCGTTTGCGGCCGAAGAAGATCCCTTCGCATCCGAAGAAGACCCCTTTGCGGCCGAGGGCGATCCCTTTGCCGAAGAGGCCTTCAGCTTTGAAGAAGAGCCCGCCGGTGACGAGTTCGCCGCTGTGGCAGCCGCTCCCGCCGCTGCCACGACCGAGAACGCGGGCCCGGCAACGACTGTGACCAGCGTCAGCGTCAATGGCGATCAACTCGTCATTACCGCCGATGGTGAGATTCAGGAGCATGATTCCTTCACGCTCGATAATCCCGAGCGCCTGGTTATCGACCTGCCGAACCTGACCAATGGAACCGGCAGCGAGAGCGCCGATGTCTCCAGCGCAACGGATGTAAACAGCGTTGTCATCAGCGAACTGCCCGATCGTGTGCGCATCATCGTTGAGCATCAGATTCCCAACTTCGAAGCCAATGTCGCCCGTGCGGGCAACCAGGTGACCGCCGGCCTCGGCGTTCCGCCCGCCGCCCCCGTGGCGGAGGCAGCCCCGGCAGCCGAAGAAGATTTCTTTGCCAGTGAAGAAGCCCCGGCCGAGGAAGCCTCCATGGCCATGGCGGAAGAACCCGCTGCGGAAGAGCCCGTTGACGATTTCTTCGCCAGCGAGCCCGCGGCCGAGCCCGCCGCTGAAACCGCGATGGAAGAGGCGCCTGCCGAGGACGACCTTGGTGCCTTCGATTTCGATTCTGGCGCCGGTTCCGATACCGCCGCCGTGGCCGCCTACCCGGTTGCCGCCGCCGACACCACGCCCGAGAAGGTCGTGCGTGTGACGGGCGTCGACTTCCTGCCGGGCAAGGAGACCACCTCGGTGAAGATCAGCTATGCCGGCGACCTGCAGACCGAAGTGGTCGACAGCGCCGACACCGAAGTCACGGTGCGCGTGCTCAACGCTACGCTCTCCCAGGATCTGATTCGCGCCCTCGATACCTCCCGCTACGTGGGACCGGTTTCGATGGTGAAGTCCTTTGTTGAAGCGGTTCCCGCCGGTGAACAGGGCCGTGTGGTCATTGCCCTGCGCGAGCGCACCCCCTATGAGCTGCGCCGCGAAGATGGTGCGCTCTATCTCGACTTCCCGACCAAGTCCGCTGCCAAGGGCGTGGCGGAGGCTGCACCCGCCGGTGAAGCGGCCGCCCCGAGCGTTGCGGTGGACGAGGTGGAAACCAACGTGGGCGAACTCGAGACCTTCGACATCGGCAGCAGCGCCGCCGAAGACGTCGCGACCGATACCTTCTCTCTGGCCGGCACGCCCGCCGGGGAGCTGGACTCGGGCCAGACCTATCAGGGTCGCAAGATCTCGCTTGAATTCCGCGAGGCCGACATCCGCGACGTGCTGCAGCTCATCGCCGAGGTCAGCCAGCTCAACATCATTGCCGCTGCCGACGTGCAGGGCACGGTGTCCATCACCCTGAAGAACGTCCCCTGGGACCAGGCGCTGGACATCATTCTGGAGACCAACGGCCTGGGCAAGAAGGTGATCGGCAACGTGATCCGCATTGCCCCGGCAGAGCAGCTTGCCGCCGAGGAAGAGGCTCGTCTGGCCGCCCAGCAGACGCAGGAACAGCTTGAGCCGCTGGCCTTCCAGATCGTTCCCGTCAACTACGCCGATGCCGGCGACCTGCAGCCGCGCATTCAGGAGATTCTCTCCCCGCGCGGCACGGTGACCGTCGATGAGCGCACCAACGCGCTGCTCATCAAGGACATCCGTCGCAGCATCGACCAGGCCATCGAGACCGTCCGCGCGCTGGATACCCAGACCGGTCAGGTGCTCATCGAGTCGCGCATCGTCACGACGACCCTCACCTTCGCCCGCGAACTGGGTGTTCAGTGGGGCGGTCGTTTCCTCTCGAGCCCCTCGGTTGGCAACAACCTGGGCAACAACGTCATCCAGAACAACTTCCTGGTTGACCTGCCGGTGACCGGTGTCGGTCAGCGTGCGGGTTCCTCCATGGGCTTCAGCTTCGGCACCCTCTCGGACGCGTTCAATCTGGACGTGGTGCTCTCCGCGGTGGAGACCTCCGGTCAGGGCCGCCTGGTGGCCAGCCCGCGCATCTCGGTGCTCGACAACAAGGAAGCCGAGATCAAGACCGGTATTTCCGTGCCGATTACCACGGTACAGGGCGGCACGATTTCAACGACCTTCGTCGAGGCGGTGCTCGGTGTGAAGGTCAAGCCCCAGATCACCTCGGATAACTCGGTGATCATGGACCTCGATGTGTTCGACAACACGATCAACGTCGCCATCCCCACGGCGTTCGGTAACCCGGCCATCAACAAGAACGAGGCCAATACCGAGCTCCTGGTGCGTGACGGCCACACGGTCGTGATCGGTGGCATTGTGCGGGTGCAGGACGGTTTCAACGAGATCGCCGTGCCCTATTTCAACAAGATTCCCTTCCTCGGTTACATGTTCCGCACCCGGGAATGGAGCGACGAGCGTCAGGAGATCCTGATCTTCATGACTCCGCAGATTGTGCGTAACTAG